Proteins encoded within one genomic window of Microcebus murinus isolate Inina chromosome 8, M.murinus_Inina_mat1.0, whole genome shotgun sequence:
- the C8H2orf69 gene encoding mitochondrial protein C2orf69 homolog, translating to MWGFRLLRSPPLLLLLPQLGIGDPSFCSQARAMNPGGSGGARCSPAAEGRRQQCLQLSSVPGADPQRSNELLLLAATGEGLERRDLPEDQAKEEPQLPSQHHVLYFPGDVQNYHEIMTRHPENYQWENWSLENVATTLAHRFPNSYIWVIKCSRMHLHKFSCYDNFVKSNMFGAPEHSTDFGAFKHLYMLLVNAFNLSQNSLSKKNMNVWNKDSTASNCRSSSSHTTNGCQGEKERTCEKLDESAMRFYPPSLNGASFTLIGFSKGCVVLNQLLFELKEAKKDKNIDDFIKSIRTMYWLDGGHSGGSNTWVTYPEVLKEFAQTGIIVHTHVTPYQVRDPMRSWIGKEHKKFVQILGDFGMQVTSQIHFTKEAPSIENHFRVHEVF from the exons ATGTGGGGGTTCAGGCTCCTGCGGTCGCCGccgctgctgctcctgctgccgcAGCTCGGAATCGGAGACCCCTCTTTCTGCTCTCAGGCCAGAGCCATGAACCCGGGCGGCAGCGGCGGAGCGCGATGCTCCCCTGCGGCCGAGGGGCGCCGTCAGCAGTGCCTGCAGCTGTCCTCCGTGCCTGGAGCCGATCCGCAGCGCAGCAACGAGTTGCTCCTGTTGGCAGCGACGGGGGAGGGACTGGAGCGGCGGGACCTCCCTGAGGACCAGGCGAAGGAGGAGCCGCAGCTGCCGTCCCAGCATCACGTCCTCTATTTCCCTGGGGATGTGCAG AATTACCATGAAATTATGACTCGTCATCCTGAGAATTATCAGTGGGAAAACTGGAGTCTAGAAAATGTTGCCACCACTTTAGCCCACCGGTTCCCCAATAGTTATATTTGGGTGATAAAGTGTTCTCGAATGCATTTGCACAAATTCAGCTGCTATGACAATTTTGTGAAAAGCAACATGTTTGGTGCTCCAGAACACAGTACTGACTTTGGGGCTTTTAAACACCTTTATATGTTATTAGTTAATGCTTTTAACTTAAGTCAGAATagtttatcaaagaaaaatatgaatgtttGGAATAAGGACTCCACAGCATCTAATTGTAGATCCAGTTCTTCTCATACTACAAATGGTTgccagggagaaaaagagaggaccTGTGAAAAACTTGATGAATCTGCCATGAGATTTTATCCACCATCACTAAATGGCGCGTCTTTTACTTTGATTGGATTCAGTAAAGGTTGTGTTGTTTTGAATCAGTTGCTTTTTGAATTGAAAGAAGCCAAGAAAGACAAGAACATAGATGATTTTATCAAAAGCATAAGAACAATGTACTGGCTGGATGGTGGTCATTCTGGAGGAAGCAATACTTGGGTTACTTATCCAGAAGTCTTGAAAGAATTTGCCCAAACAGGGATTATTGTTCATACTCATGTAACACCGTATCAAGTACGTGATCCAATGAGATCTTGGATTGGAAAGGAGCACAAGAAATTTGTTCAGATACTTGGGGATTTTGGTATGCAAGTGACTAGCcaaattcattttacaaaggaagcTCCTTCCATAGAGAATCACTTCAGGGTTCATGAAGTGTTTTGA